Part of the Brevibacillus brevis genome is shown below.
AAACTATCCAATCGACAGCAAGCCATCATCGACTTCATCCGCAAAGAAGTCCGCGACAAGGGTTACCCTCCCTCTGTTCGGGAAATCGGAGAAGCCGTCGGCCTTGCCTCCAGCTCTACTGTCCACGGACACTTGGCCCGTCTGGAAAAGAAAGGCTTGATCCGCCGCGACCCTACCAAGCCTCGTGCAATCGAGCTGCTGTCCGAGGAAGATCGCTTTCAAGACGATTTTGAAGATTCCGTAGTTCGCGTCCCTGTCATCGGGAAAGTCACGGCCGGTCAGCCGATTACCGCAATTGAGGATGTGGAGGAATACTTCCCTCTGCCGGAAAACATCGTGACATCGGACAAGGTGTACATGCTGCGCGTCTCCGGGAACAGTATGATTGACGCGGGAATTCTCGACGGGGATTACGTCATCGTGCGCCAGCAGCACGTCGCCAACAACGGGGATATCGTCGTCGCCATGACCGAAGAAGACGAAGCGACCGTCAAACGATTCTTTAAAGAAAAAAACCACTTCCGCTTGCAGCCGGAAAACGCGACGATGGAGCCGATCATTCTCGACACGGTTACCGTTCTCGGCAAAGTCATCGGCGTCTACCGCCTGATTCACTAATCATGAAGTAGAATCAACAAAAAGGACAGCCGCGGCTGTCCCTTTTTCCTGTTTGATTACGCTGCGAGGAAAAACCAGATCATCATCACCAGCTGCAGCACGACTTTCACTATGGCGCTGCCGAGAAAGCCGATCAGCGATCCGAAGCCGGCCTTGACTGCCCGCTCCATCGTCTGATTTTGAACGAACAGCTCTACCAGAACGACAAAAACAAAAGGCAGCACAATCATTCCGATCGGCGGGAACACGAAGATCCCGACAAAAATTCCGACTACTGCTGCTGCCGAGGACCATTTTGAACCGCCGTATTTTTTAACGAAGTACATATTCGTCAGCACGTCTGCTCCATACAAAAGAATGCTGAGGCCGACCATCCCCCACCAGAACGATGCCGGCAGCCCCGCTCCCGGCTCGGCAATAAAGAAATGATAGAGCAAAAATCCCGCCCAAAGGAGGATCGTATCAGGCAGTACCGGCAAGAAGATTCCGGCGATGCTGAGTGCGAACAGCGCCACCACGACAATCCACAGGATGATTTCCATCAGTTCCACTCCTCTCTCTAAGGATATACGTGCCAATAGGCATTCCGTTGCAGGTGATTGCCCTACCTTTCGGGTTACCAATCTCCTTGTCTGCCACCTACTTTACGAGGGTTACCCAAACGCATTGGTTTGAAACGGAGGTATTTTTCGATGTTCGATTGGCGCGATCTTTCTTATTTGCAGACAGGAACGTCCAGACAACAGGCAGCCTGGCAGGCTCTTTTCCGGACCGGGGTGATGGCTGTTTTGCAATCGTACGATCCCGTTCTCGCAGGAACGCTCCCTCTTCAGATCGATGTGGATGACAGCGACCTGGACATTATTTGCGAATGTCAGGAGCTGGACCAATTTGAGGCCAGCGTGCGAGCTGCCTATGAAAGAAAAGACGGCTACGTTGAAGAGCGTCACTTCGTGGGCGGTGTGGAGACGGGCATCATTCGCTTTTTCAGTGATGGCTTCTGGTTCGAGCTGTTCGCCCAGCCGATCCCGGTCGAACGTCAAAACGCCTACCGTCATATGGTTCTCGAAGCCAGGCTGCTAGAGCTGGGTGGGCCAGAAGCCCGTCGGGAGATCCATTTGCTGAAGAAACAAGGCATCAAAACCGAACCCGCTTTTGCCCGCTACTTCGGCATTCCGGGGGAAGATCCCTACCTGTCTTTGCTTCGGCTGGAATCCTTCACCGACGAGCAATTGCGGGAGCTTGTGAAAGCGAAAACCTCGTGAACGCTTCGCTCACGAGGTTTTTTGCTGCTTCTATAGAGACTGACGAGTTCCAGCTGTTTGTCGATAGCATCCGGGTTTGGCTGTGGGTGATTTCTCAGATGGACGCTCATATCCCCTGTCAGGTTTCCGTAGAGATCTTCCGCTAGGAGCGGCCCGAACGGCGCTATCATGCGAGCGATTGTCGGCAGTCTGGTGCAAAGTCACGTACGCGGACCGCCCCAAAAACGTTCCTTGAACTCCGCACATCCCCGTTGCTCAAATCGTCAGCTTTCTGATCGAAGACTCCGTTTCTTTCATCCGT
Proteins encoded:
- the lexA gene encoding transcriptional repressor LexA translates to MSKLSNRQQAIIDFIRKEVRDKGYPPSVREIGEAVGLASSSTVHGHLARLEKKGLIRRDPTKPRAIELLSEEDRFQDDFEDSVVRVPVIGKVTAGQPITAIEDVEEYFPLPENIVTSDKVYMLRVSGNSMIDAGILDGDYVIVRQQHVANNGDIVVAMTEEDEATVKRFFKEKNHFRLQPENATMEPIILDTVTVLGKVIGVYRLIH
- a CDS encoding DUF4269 domain-containing protein, translated to MFDWRDLSYLQTGTSRQQAAWQALFRTGVMAVLQSYDPVLAGTLPLQIDVDDSDLDIICECQELDQFEASVRAAYERKDGYVEERHFVGGVETGIIRFFSDGFWFELFAQPIPVERQNAYRHMVLEARLLELGGPEARREIHLLKKQGIKTEPAFARYFGIPGEDPYLSLLRLESFTDEQLRELVKAKTS
- a CDS encoding DUF456 family protein, encoding MEIILWIVVVALFALSIAGIFLPVLPDTILLWAGFLLYHFFIAEPGAGLPASFWWGMVGLSILLYGADVLTNMYFVKKYGGSKWSSAAAVVGIFVGIFVFPPIGMIVLPFVFVVLVELFVQNQTMERAVKAGFGSLIGFLGSAIVKVVLQLVMMIWFFLAA